A genome region from Triticum aestivum cultivar Chinese Spring chromosome 2B, IWGSC CS RefSeq v2.1, whole genome shotgun sequence includes the following:
- the LOC123043526 gene encoding uncharacterized protein isoform X2, protein MTAVVSPPILPVAEGAPSWVLLDTAGYIAKRGNATFAKTLGSNGQPVEVTFCTAAPPHVSHFCVHCPGLVPADFVEDPTLIGAEADLVLFRLCVDPLAVAGERLFDYFLYTAHPRRPSLQLLPHPYPNLFHDSEVALLRCGEDDEYAIAALRNIDDYFTDEPQMSFNLYLYRSSRAGEGWTARVVSVEEPLRDTVCPVEEPKRFHETTKAITLGGGAVGWVDLWRGILVCNVFDEKPVLRDVPLLLPARGNWEIYHRCGPYFARDITVSPQKDVIKYVEVEICLPRKPTTTKTTETCHPPEPESYLEWFRQQQCEDDDDDDDDEDVGGWKATTWSLPVPIASRENWHFDYTVDVDDLTVVDPMHCKLLPRPLQPTEAEALLPRLITAFPIMSMDDDVVYLLSKASPKDQMEVVIAVDMRRKFLQGVAKLVTGKDFTFMRSCISEISKYINYKSSGDVAKASASLSAASRRAADKETEEVRLLAKEIPSLLLELELLGLEHQTKRSTRVDMCSAEILCQWQQNICSLIFRRLEARRRTALTCKQAGSLLSMPHIVSQRKEALHSKS, encoded by the exons ATGACCGCCGTCGTCAGTCCGCCTATCCTCCCCGTCGCCGAGGGCGCCCCGAGCTGGGTCCTCCTCGACACCGCGGGATACATCGCTAAACGCGGCAACGCCACCTTCGCCAAGACCTTGGGGAGCAACGGCCAGCCCGTCGAGGTGACCTTCTGCACCGCCGCTCCGCCCCACGTCTCCCACTTCTGCGTCCACTGCCCCGGCCTGGTGCCCGCCGACTTCGTGGAGGATCCCACGCTGATCGGCGCGGAGGCCGACCTCGTCCTCTTCCGCCTCTGCGTCGACCCCCTGGCCGTCGCCGGCGAGCGCCtcttcgactacttcctctacacggcgcaccctcgccgcccctcgctCCAGCTTCTCCCGCACCCCTACCCCAATCTCTTCCACGACAGCGAGGTCGCCCTCCTGCGCTGCGGTGAGGATGATGAGTACGCCATCGCCGCTCTCAGGAACATCGATGATTACTTCACCGACGAGCCGCAGATGTCCTTCAACCTTTACCTCTACCGCTCGTCCAGGGCCGGCGAGGGGTGGACTGCTAGGGTGGTGTCGGTGGAGGAGCCACTGAGGGACACCGTCTGCCCGGTGGAGGAGCCCAAGCGGTTTCATGAGACGACCAAGGCGATCACGCTCGGAGGCGGCGCCGTTGGCTGGGTTGATCTCTGGCGTGGCATCCTCGTCTGCAACGTGTTCGATGAAAAGCCTGTGCTCCGGGacgtgccgctgctgctgccggcaaGGGGTAACTGGGAAATCTACCACAGATGTGGCCCTTACTTTGCTCGGGACATCACCGTCAGCCCGCAGAAAGACGTCATCAAGTATGTCGAGGTTGAAATTTGCCTGCCAAGGAAGCCGACTACTACAAAGACGACTGAAACCTGCCACCCCCCGGAGCCGGAGTCCTACCTGGAATGGTTCCGCCAACAGCAgtgcgaagacgacgacgacgacgacgacgatgaagacgttGGTGGCTGGAAGGCCACAACATGGAGCTTGCCTGTCCCTATTGCTTCACGGGAGAACTGGCACTTTGACTACACCGTCGATGTCGATGACCTCACTGTCGTCGACCCAATGCATTGTAAGCTTCTTCCGAGGCCCCTGCAGCCCACAGAGGCAGAAGCATTGCTGCCAAGACTTATCACTGCTTTCCCCATCATGAGTATGGACGATGATGTTGTCTACCTTTTGTCCAAGGCCAGCCCCAAAGACCAGATGGAAGTAGTTATTGCTGTTGACATGAGGAGGAAGTTTCTGCAGGGAGTGGCCAAGCTTGTTACGGGGAAAGATTTCACTTTCATGCGCAGTTGCATCAGCGAGATCTCGAAATATATTAATTATAAATCTTCAG GGGATGTTGCCAAAGCATCGGCCAGTTTATCTGCTGCCAGCAGAAGGGCTGCGGATAAGGAAACAGAAG AGGTACGGCTGTTGGCAAAAGAAATACCTTCTCTTCTCTTGGAGCTAGAGCTTCTCGGATTAGAACATCAG ACCAAGAGGTCGACGCGAGTTGATATGTGCAGTGCGGAGATCTTGTGCCAGTGGCAACAAAACATTTGCTCACTCATCTTCAGAAGACTTGAAGCTCGACGCCGAACCGCTTTGACTTGCAAACAGGCAGGAAG TTTGTTATCAATGCCCCATATAGTTTCACAAAGAAAAGAGGCTCTCCACAGTAAATCATGA
- the LOC123043526 gene encoding uncharacterized protein isoform X1, translating to MTAVVSPPILPVAEGAPSWVLLDTAGYIAKRGNATFAKTLGSNGQPVEVTFCTAAPPHVSHFCVHCPGLVPADFVEDPTLIGAEADLVLFRLCVDPLAVAGERLFDYFLYTAHPRRPSLQLLPHPYPNLFHDSEVALLRCGEDDEYAIAALRNIDDYFTDEPQMSFNLYLYRSSRAGEGWTARVVSVEEPLRDTVCPVEEPKRFHETTKAITLGGGAVGWVDLWRGILVCNVFDEKPVLRDVPLLLPARGNWEIYHRCGPYFARDITVSPQKDVIKYVEVEICLPRKPTTTKTTETCHPPEPESYLEWFRQQQCEDDDDDDDDEDVGGWKATTWSLPVPIASRENWHFDYTVDVDDLTVVDPMHCKLLPRPLQPTEAEALLPRLITAFPIMSMDDDVVYLLSKASPKDQMEVVIAVDMRRKFLQGVAKLVTGKDFTFMRSCISEISKYINYKSSGDVAKASASLSAASRRAADKETEEVRLLAKEIPSLLLELELLGLEHQTKRSTRVDMCSAEILCQWQQNICSLIFRRLEARRRTALTCKQAGRLEILCFGETAVQGRSLSACSCFSCLISTMITRCSLLSMPHIVSQRKEALHSKS from the exons ATGACCGCCGTCGTCAGTCCGCCTATCCTCCCCGTCGCCGAGGGCGCCCCGAGCTGGGTCCTCCTCGACACCGCGGGATACATCGCTAAACGCGGCAACGCCACCTTCGCCAAGACCTTGGGGAGCAACGGCCAGCCCGTCGAGGTGACCTTCTGCACCGCCGCTCCGCCCCACGTCTCCCACTTCTGCGTCCACTGCCCCGGCCTGGTGCCCGCCGACTTCGTGGAGGATCCCACGCTGATCGGCGCGGAGGCCGACCTCGTCCTCTTCCGCCTCTGCGTCGACCCCCTGGCCGTCGCCGGCGAGCGCCtcttcgactacttcctctacacggcgcaccctcgccgcccctcgctCCAGCTTCTCCCGCACCCCTACCCCAATCTCTTCCACGACAGCGAGGTCGCCCTCCTGCGCTGCGGTGAGGATGATGAGTACGCCATCGCCGCTCTCAGGAACATCGATGATTACTTCACCGACGAGCCGCAGATGTCCTTCAACCTTTACCTCTACCGCTCGTCCAGGGCCGGCGAGGGGTGGACTGCTAGGGTGGTGTCGGTGGAGGAGCCACTGAGGGACACCGTCTGCCCGGTGGAGGAGCCCAAGCGGTTTCATGAGACGACCAAGGCGATCACGCTCGGAGGCGGCGCCGTTGGCTGGGTTGATCTCTGGCGTGGCATCCTCGTCTGCAACGTGTTCGATGAAAAGCCTGTGCTCCGGGacgtgccgctgctgctgccggcaaGGGGTAACTGGGAAATCTACCACAGATGTGGCCCTTACTTTGCTCGGGACATCACCGTCAGCCCGCAGAAAGACGTCATCAAGTATGTCGAGGTTGAAATTTGCCTGCCAAGGAAGCCGACTACTACAAAGACGACTGAAACCTGCCACCCCCCGGAGCCGGAGTCCTACCTGGAATGGTTCCGCCAACAGCAgtgcgaagacgacgacgacgacgacgacgatgaagacgttGGTGGCTGGAAGGCCACAACATGGAGCTTGCCTGTCCCTATTGCTTCACGGGAGAACTGGCACTTTGACTACACCGTCGATGTCGATGACCTCACTGTCGTCGACCCAATGCATTGTAAGCTTCTTCCGAGGCCCCTGCAGCCCACAGAGGCAGAAGCATTGCTGCCAAGACTTATCACTGCTTTCCCCATCATGAGTATGGACGATGATGTTGTCTACCTTTTGTCCAAGGCCAGCCCCAAAGACCAGATGGAAGTAGTTATTGCTGTTGACATGAGGAGGAAGTTTCTGCAGGGAGTGGCCAAGCTTGTTACGGGGAAAGATTTCACTTTCATGCGCAGTTGCATCAGCGAGATCTCGAAATATATTAATTATAAATCTTCAG GGGATGTTGCCAAAGCATCGGCCAGTTTATCTGCTGCCAGCAGAAGGGCTGCGGATAAGGAAACAGAAG AGGTACGGCTGTTGGCAAAAGAAATACCTTCTCTTCTCTTGGAGCTAGAGCTTCTCGGATTAGAACATCAG ACCAAGAGGTCGACGCGAGTTGATATGTGCAGTGCGGAGATCTTGTGCCAGTGGCAACAAAACATTTGCTCACTCATCTTCAGAAGACTTGAAGCTCGACGCCGAACCGCTTTGACTTGCAAACAGGCAGGAAGGTTAGAGATTCTATGTTTTGGAGAGACAGCGGTTCAGGGACGAAGCTTGTCTGCTTGCTCATGTTTCTCGTGCCTCATTTCAACCATGATCACTCGATGCAGTTTGTTATCAATGCCCCATATAGTTTCACAAAGAAAAGAGGCTCTCCACAGTAAATCATGA
- the LOC123043526 gene encoding uncharacterized protein isoform X3, with product MTAVVSPPILPVAEGAPSWVLLDTAGYIAKRGNATFAKTLGSNGQPVEVTFCTAAPPHVSHFCVHCPGLVPADFVEDPTLIGAEADLVLFRLCVDPLAVAGERLFDYFLYTAHPRRPSLQLLPHPYPNLFHDSEVALLRCGEDDEYAIAALRNIDDYFTDEPQMSFNLYLYRSSRAGEGWTARVVSVEEPLRDTVCPVEEPKRFHETTKAITLGGGAVGWVDLWRGILVCNVFDEKPVLRDVPLLLPARGNWEIYHRCGPYFARDITVSPQKDVIKYVEVEICLPRKPTTTKTTETCHPPEPESYLEWFRQQQCEDDDDDDDDEDVGGWKATTWSLPVPIASRENWHFDYTVDVDDLTVVDPMHCKLLPRPLQPTEAEALLPRLITAFPIMSMDDDVVYLLSKASPKDQMEVVIAVDMRRKFLQGVAKLVTGKDFTFMRSCISEISKYINYKSSGQIRGHRYG from the exons ATGACCGCCGTCGTCAGTCCGCCTATCCTCCCCGTCGCCGAGGGCGCCCCGAGCTGGGTCCTCCTCGACACCGCGGGATACATCGCTAAACGCGGCAACGCCACCTTCGCCAAGACCTTGGGGAGCAACGGCCAGCCCGTCGAGGTGACCTTCTGCACCGCCGCTCCGCCCCACGTCTCCCACTTCTGCGTCCACTGCCCCGGCCTGGTGCCCGCCGACTTCGTGGAGGATCCCACGCTGATCGGCGCGGAGGCCGACCTCGTCCTCTTCCGCCTCTGCGTCGACCCCCTGGCCGTCGCCGGCGAGCGCCtcttcgactacttcctctacacggcgcaccctcgccgcccctcgctCCAGCTTCTCCCGCACCCCTACCCCAATCTCTTCCACGACAGCGAGGTCGCCCTCCTGCGCTGCGGTGAGGATGATGAGTACGCCATCGCCGCTCTCAGGAACATCGATGATTACTTCACCGACGAGCCGCAGATGTCCTTCAACCTTTACCTCTACCGCTCGTCCAGGGCCGGCGAGGGGTGGACTGCTAGGGTGGTGTCGGTGGAGGAGCCACTGAGGGACACCGTCTGCCCGGTGGAGGAGCCCAAGCGGTTTCATGAGACGACCAAGGCGATCACGCTCGGAGGCGGCGCCGTTGGCTGGGTTGATCTCTGGCGTGGCATCCTCGTCTGCAACGTGTTCGATGAAAAGCCTGTGCTCCGGGacgtgccgctgctgctgccggcaaGGGGTAACTGGGAAATCTACCACAGATGTGGCCCTTACTTTGCTCGGGACATCACCGTCAGCCCGCAGAAAGACGTCATCAAGTATGTCGAGGTTGAAATTTGCCTGCCAAGGAAGCCGACTACTACAAAGACGACTGAAACCTGCCACCCCCCGGAGCCGGAGTCCTACCTGGAATGGTTCCGCCAACAGCAgtgcgaagacgacgacgacgacgacgacgatgaagacgttGGTGGCTGGAAGGCCACAACATGGAGCTTGCCTGTCCCTATTGCTTCACGGGAGAACTGGCACTTTGACTACACCGTCGATGTCGATGACCTCACTGTCGTCGACCCAATGCATTGTAAGCTTCTTCCGAGGCCCCTGCAGCCCACAGAGGCAGAAGCATTGCTGCCAAGACTTATCACTGCTTTCCCCATCATGAGTATGGACGATGATGTTGTCTACCTTTTGTCCAAGGCCAGCCCCAAAGACCAGATGGAAGTAGTTATTGCTGTTGACATGAGGAGGAAGTTTCTGCAGGGAGTGGCCAAGCTTGTTACGGGGAAAGATTTCACTTTCATGCGCAGTTGCATCAGCGAGATCTCGAAATATATTAATTATAAATCTTCAG GACAAATAAGAGGGCATAGGTATGGCTAA
- the LOC123043527 gene encoding disease resistance protein RGA2-like has translation MDILVSAIVGDLISRSASFVTSKYFQQQPDINKILQRLQSVLLRIDIIVEEAEARHVTNQGMLRQLKILRQGMYRGRYVLDSLRFQAALDEEEVSHSSSALCKTSPAKRLCFSRAGSSSSNREALLFGTNSNMREELQRMVNTLEDDMAGMKEFIFFLESYPRILRQPYGTYLVLDNCMFGRQTERERVLNFLLCPSATSDLAVLPIIGPRRVGKSTLVEYVCRHESVRDGFSMIMFFPEGSLKDEGVVDLKGNYINGLVRHQNSASQTRLLIIVEIAEDINEGTWRRLKSLATSMTPCGGSKIIITSRSDKIVNLGTTEALRMDYLPEEAYWHFFKSLAFGSTHPDEQPKLAVMAMEIALGFRGCFTGTHLIAGILRDNLNARFWRTTLECVRAYKQAHLLMFDQHSCLHFREDAPVYCWRLGGSSKYFLICKHHQLDSSEEVPKITVHDIILGRGGTLPQGEFEALAWRSRIPPYYNYTISCKMQSPQLTVGSKKRVHEEEKHFI, from the coding sequence ATGGATATCCTCGTCTCTGCAATCGTGGGTGACCTCATCAGCAGGTCTGCATCGTTCGTGACCAGCAAATACTTCCAGCAGCAGCCTGACATCAACAAGATTCTACAGAGGCTACAGAGTGTCCTACTGAGAATCGACATCATCGTCGAGGAGGCCGAGGCGCGGCACGTCACCAACCAGGGGATGCTCCGTCAGCTCAAGATATTGAGGCAAGGAATGTACAGAGGCCGCTACGTTCTTGATTCCTTGAGATTCCAAGCCGCCCTCGATGAGGAGGAGGTAAGCCACTCATCATCTGCGCTCTGTAAAACTAGTCCGGCCAAACGGCTCTGTTTCTCTcgcgccggcagcagcagcagcaacagagaaGCGCTGTTGTTTGGCACAAACAGCAACATGAGGGAAGAGCTGCAACGGATGGTTAATACCCTTGAAGACGACATGGCTGGCATGAAGGAGTTTATTTTCTTCTTGGAGTCATATCCCCGGATCCTCCGCCAACCTTATGGCACATATTTGGTATTGGACAATTGCATGTTTGGTCGCCAAACGGAACGAGAGCGGGTCCTGAATTTCTTGCTTTGTCCCAGTGCTACTTCAGACTTGGCTGTACTTCCGATCATTGGTCCAAGAAGAGTAGGGAAGAGCACCCTTGTCGAGTACGTCTGTAGGCATGAGAGTGTGCGTGAtggcttctcgatgatcatgttcTTTCCAGAAGGTAGTCTCAAGGATGAAGGAGTGGTTGACCTGAAAGGAAACTATATTAATGGTCTAGTCAGACATCAAAATTCTGCTTCTCAAACCAGGTTGCTGATTATTGTTGAAATAGCTGAGGATATTAATGAAGGAACATGGAGAAGGTTGAAATCTTTGGCAACCAGCATGACACCGTGCGGTGGGAGCAAAATCATAATCACCAGTCGATCAGATAAAATTGTGAATCTGGGAACAACAGAAGCACTTCGAATGGACTATCTCCCTGAAGAAGCTTATTGGCATTTTTTCAAGTCGCTTGCATTTGGAAGCACACACCCTGATGAGCAGCCTAAACTGGCAGTGATGGCAATGGAGATCGCTTTGGGATTCAGAGGGTGTTTCACAGGCACGCATCTCATTGCTGGGATACTGCGAGATAACTTGAATGCTCGATTTTGGCGCACAACCCTTGAATGTGTGAGAGCATATAAACAGGCACATCTCCTTATGTTTGACCAGCACTCATGCCTTCATTTCCGAGAAGATGCACCGGTGTATTGTTGGAGATTGGGGGGCAGCAGTAAATATTTCTTGATTTGCAAACATCATCAGTTAGATTCCAGTGAGGAAGTCCCCAAGATCACTGTGCACGACATCATCTTAGGACGTGGTGGCACACTACCACAAGGGGAATTTGAGGCTCTTGCATGGAGGTCTCGCATACCACCCTACTACAACTACACGATAAGCTGTAAGATGCAATCGCCACAA